The Phragmitibacter flavus genome includes a window with the following:
- a CDS encoding GAF domain-containing protein, which yields MFPTLPDLLSHEPVDWQAVLDATIEDFDCTTGTLHRLHADTQMLHLVAQRGIPEQIMPMVLVIPVGKGIAGVAAETRQPVELCNLQKDLGGVAKDAARKTNVQGSLAVPVQEGPDLCGTLGIGKMTPHDFTAAEKDRLMSIATEMAPYLALD from the coding sequence ATGTTCCCCACCTTGCCCGATCTGCTCAGTCATGAACCCGTCGACTGGCAGGCCGTCCTCGACGCCACCATCGAAGACTTCGACTGCACCACCGGCACCCTGCACCGTCTTCATGCCGACACCCAGATGCTCCACCTCGTCGCCCAACGCGGCATCCCTGAGCAGATCATGCCCATGGTCCTCGTCATCCCCGTCGGCAAAGGCATCGCCGGGGTCGCCGCCGAAACCCGCCAGCCCGTCGAACTCTGCAACCTGCAAAAAGATCTCGGCGGAGTCGCCAAAGACGCCGCCCGCAAAACCAACGTCCAGGGCTCCCTCGCCGTTCCCGTTCAGGAAGGCCCCGATCTGTGCGGCACCCTCGGCATCGGCAAAATGACCCCCCACGATTTCACCGCCGCCGAAAAAGACCGCCTCATGTCCATCGCCACCGAGATGGCTCCCTACCTCGCGCTCGACTAA
- a CDS encoding alginate O-acetyltransferase AlgX-related protein gives MHAALKRSVLSLLALAAGSSSSMVMGQDFSVVVKDVLANSQATTLAVPGADPNWLFLRRELEHLDIGDLSTVNLAVVNKEKTDPLPVIAKYAADLKALGVDLLLVPVPPKAAVYPQKLNAGVDVATVPSLVPFYGKLQAAGVEVLDLETLFKAQLAENPDKQLYCATDSHWSPYAAQLVADVVAKKYQALTMPNPSFGVLPEEKLEFLGDLVASGAAAGVAKEGLPMQRAGKVDPAKPGQVGTVDSDPRGPIVGIGDSHLQVFRRGGNMLATQAGFIDHLQEKLKLSVEEFSMQAGGADGPRRNLARATAANPEFWANKKVVIWVFTAREFTQGRWKELPVQVKKK, from the coding sequence ATGCATGCTGCTTTGAAACGCTCGGTTTTGTCTTTGCTCGCGCTGGCAGCGGGCAGTTCCAGTTCGATGGTGATGGGTCAGGATTTTTCGGTGGTGGTTAAGGACGTGTTGGCGAATTCGCAGGCGACGACGCTGGCGGTGCCGGGGGCGGATCCGAACTGGCTGTTCCTGCGTCGTGAGCTGGAGCATTTGGATATTGGCGATTTGTCGACGGTGAATCTGGCGGTGGTGAACAAGGAGAAGACCGATCCGCTGCCGGTGATTGCGAAGTATGCGGCGGATTTGAAGGCGCTGGGCGTGGATTTGTTGCTGGTGCCGGTGCCTCCGAAAGCGGCGGTGTATCCGCAGAAGTTGAATGCCGGAGTGGATGTGGCAACGGTGCCCAGCTTGGTGCCATTTTATGGGAAGTTGCAGGCGGCGGGGGTGGAGGTGTTGGATCTGGAAACGCTTTTCAAAGCGCAGTTGGCGGAGAATCCGGACAAGCAGTTGTATTGTGCGACGGACTCCCATTGGTCGCCTTATGCGGCGCAGTTGGTGGCGGATGTGGTGGCGAAAAAGTATCAGGCGCTGACAATGCCGAATCCGAGTTTCGGCGTGCTGCCCGAGGAGAAGCTAGAGTTTTTGGGAGATTTGGTGGCAAGTGGCGCAGCGGCGGGGGTGGCCAAAGAGGGATTGCCCATGCAGCGGGCGGGCAAGGTGGATCCGGCGAAACCGGGGCAGGTGGGGACGGTGGATAGCGATCCGCGCGGACCGATTGTGGGGATCGGTGACAGTCATTTGCAGGTGTTTCGTCGGGGCGGCAATATGCTGGCGACGCAGGCGGGGTTCATTGATCATCTCCAGGAAAAGCTGAAGCTGAGTGTAGAGGAATTTTCGATGCAGGCGGGTGGAGCCGATGGTCCGCGTCGCAATCTGGCAAGGGCAACGGCGGCGAATCCAGAGTTTTGGGCCAACAAGAAGGTGGTGATTTGGGTGTTTACGGCGCGGGAGTTTACGCAGGGGCGATGGAAGGAACTGCCGGTGCAGGTGAAGAAGAAGTAA
- a CDS encoding 3D domain-containing protein — translation MSMGRLVLGFCLIGWLTGCGRSLPPFEPPMQRAPFQQVRATAYTHSERDHWKYGRRSALGTPLRAGEMNSAAADWSRWPAGTVFRVMETGQLYQVDDYGWALSGTNTIDLYKPDRSQMNAWGVRRVNLQILHWGDPRESWRVLYPRREHKHVARMLKQMR, via the coding sequence ATGTCGATGGGGCGCTTGGTTTTGGGTTTTTGTTTGATAGGGTGGCTGACGGGATGTGGTCGGTCGTTGCCGCCGTTTGAGCCGCCGATGCAACGGGCTCCGTTTCAACAGGTTCGGGCAACGGCTTACACGCACAGTGAACGGGATCACTGGAAGTATGGTCGGCGTTCGGCCTTGGGGACGCCGTTGCGGGCGGGGGAGATGAACAGTGCGGCGGCGGACTGGTCGCGTTGGCCGGCGGGGACGGTGTTTCGGGTGATGGAGACGGGGCAATTGTATCAGGTGGATGATTATGGCTGGGCGTTGTCGGGCACCAACACGATTGATCTCTACAAGCCGGACCGGTCACAAATGAATGCCTGGGGGGTGAGGCGGGTGAATTTGCAGATTCTGCATTGGGGGGATCCGCGGGAAAGCTGGCGGGTGTTGTATCCGCGACGGGAGCACAAGCATGTGGCGCGGATGCTGAAACAGATGAGGTAG